CGTGTTGCGCTCGGGCATTGCGTGGAACCTGCTACCGCAAGAGATGGGATGCGGTTCGGGCACCGCCTGCTGGCGACGGCTCGTGGCATGGCAAGAAGCAGGAGTCTGGCAACGCATCCACGAAGCGTTGCTGGCCGAACTGCGTCGTCGTGGCGAAATCGACCTGTCACGAGTGCTTGTGGACAGCTCGTCGATTCGTGCGATGCTGGCGGGAAAAAAACCGGCCCGAATCCAACGGACCGGCGCAAGCTCGGCAGCAAACACCACCTCATCGTCGACGCGAAAGGCCTCCCGCTCGCGGTCATCCTGACCGGGGCGAACCGTCACGACGTCACCCAGCTTGATGCACTCGTCGATGCCATTCCACACATTCGCGGCAAGCGGGGACGTCCACTGCATAAACCGCAAATCGTTCAGGGCGACCGGGGCTACAGCTCGGAACCGCACCGGCAGCGTTTGAGAGAACGCGG
Above is a genomic segment from Paraburkholderia aromaticivorans containing:
- a CDS encoding IS5 family transposase (programmed frameshift) is translated as MPKELIDDELWSLIEPLLPARAPRNRQYAGRKPTPDRAVLTGIVFVLRSGIAWNLLPQEMGCGSGTACWRRLVAWQEAGVWQRIHEALLAELRRRGEIDLSRVLVDSSSIRAMPGGKKTGPNPTDRRKLGSKHHLIVDAKGLPLAVILTGANRHDVTQLDALVDAIPHIRGKRGRPLHKPQIVQGDRGYSSEPHRQRLRERGITPVLAKIGSPHGSGLGKTRWPVERSIAWLHSFRRLKIRYERYAHVHEAFLSLACALICWTRLKPMFN